CTCCAGCACGCCCACCTGGAGCGCGCCGCGGCGCTCGTGGTCACCATCGCCGACCCCACCGCCACGCCGCGCATCGTCGCCGCGGCGCGCGCGCTCAGCGCGGAGCTGCCCATCCTGGTCCGAGCGCGGTACCTGGAGGACGTCAAGTACCTTTACGGCGCGGGCGCGGTGCCGGCGGTCGAAGAGGTGGAGGTCGGCATCGAGCTGGCCATGCGGGTGCTCCGCAAGCTCGGCCTGCCGCGCAACCTCATCGAGACCCAGCTCAACGAAGCCCGCCGGCGCACGATGGAGAGCGACCGCAGCCCGCTCCGGGCCGCGCCGAGCCTCGCCCACGCCGACCCGAGGGGACACGTCCGGGTCGACGCCCTCGCCATCGAGGCGGGCGCGCCCGCGGTGGGCAAGACGCTGGTCGAGCTGGCGATGCGTAAACACACCGGCGCCCTCGGCGTGGCGCTCGTCCGCGGGGGCGAGGTATTGCAAGACGATCTGCCCGAGCAGGCGCTGCGGCCGGACGACATCCTCTACCTCGCGGGCTCGACCGAGGCGATCCTGCGCGCGCAGACGCTCCTGCTGGGCCCGGAGCCGGCGGAGGATCAAGGCGAGGGGCGCACGGTGATCTGAACGCGGCCCGGCGCGCCGGGGCGGCCGTCGGGGCCGTCGGGCCCGGGCGCGCCGTCGACGCCGTCGGCGCCGTCCTGGCCGGCCGGCAGCTCGACCTGCTCGTCCCCTTCACCGCACGTGGCCGCGCTCCCGCCGCGTCCACCCCGCCCTCCCGCGCCGCCCGCGCCGCCTCGACCGCCCGGCCCGGCCGCGCCGCCCGGAGCGCGCATGGTCGCCTCGAGCGTCCGCTCCATCCGCGCGCAGTCCTCCGGCTTGCAGAGGCCGCGCACCACCAGGAGCCCTCCCGGCCCGCCGTCTCCTCCGGGTCCGCCCGCGCCGCCGTTGCCGCCCGGGCCGCCCGCCTGTCCCGCGGTCGCCGCGGTGTTCGGGCAGCTCGCGTTGCGGCCGCTCTCGCCGTCGCGTCCGCCCGCGCCAGCCGGCCCGTCCTGACCGGGGCTCCCGCTGCCGCCCGCCGCGAGGACGCGGAAGGCGTCGAGCGCCTCCGGCTCCACCACCGCGTAGCGCGGCGCGCCGCCGGACGAGGCGGCGACGATGACGTTCGCGCCCGTCGCGTCGACCGACACCTCCACGCGTGGCCCGGGCGCGCCGTACCCGGGCTGGAAGACGAGCGCGCCGTCGGTGCGGAAGCGCAAGGCCCACGCCGTCCGCGCGACCTCGCCGCCGCGGAAGAGGATGGGGAGCGCGAGGCTGTCACCACCGCGCGCGAGCTCGAGCACCGTGTCGATCGGCACGCGCTCGGCGAAGTGGAAGCGGCCGTCCTGCCCCTGGATCACGAAGTCGACCCCGAGGCCCATCTCCGCGGGATCGATGCACGGAGAAGGATCGAGCTCTTCGGGAGGCGCGCACACCGAGACGGGGCGCGCGAAGCCCGGGACCCGGAAGCGCACGAGGCCACGGAGATCGAGCGCGGGGACCGGGCCCGCCTC
The genomic region above belongs to Sandaracinaceae bacterium and contains:
- a CDS encoding collagen-like protein; amino-acid sequence: MRAAVIVSLALLSACHPRVRRHENYRLPMSEQTVARIASGHGLVSYLRQADADPAVCAPREYGPYVVLPNQRELEDLVDGIGRGVRVEPWEACVQALLRVLPPSLGAHVVNRLLERYAERIAYSELERDGEILAQLDAIRRLYDERPAGTSPSPELIAEIEDRLRAAAPHTTHTGSQYHAALMSVLYLEHGLTPSGAPITEAALDRLVEESDEGSLVVYSRRLPDPTLREEARRRLVRVRIRLSEFTELRAQAAEVEARVLATGRNALQIEGPPALAQLDEPAFPVLGLVLRQDVSAQQATLLGYRAREEEAGPVPALDLRGLVRFRVPGFARPVSVCAPPEELDPSPCIDPAEMGLGVDFVIQGQDGRFHFAERVPIDTVLELARGGDSLALPILFRGGEVARTAWALRFRTDGALVFQPGYGAPGPRVEVSVDATGANVIVAASSGGAPRYAVVEPEALDAFRVLAAGGSGSPGQDGPAGAGGRDGESGRNASCPNTAATAGQAGGPGGNGGAGGPGGDGGPGGLLVVRGLCKPEDCARMERTLEATMRAPGGAAGPGGRGGAGGAGGRGGRGGSAATCGEGDEQVELPAGQDGADGVDGAPGPDGPDGRPGAPGRVQITVRPSP